A single window of Grus americana isolate bGruAme1 chromosome 10, bGruAme1.mat, whole genome shotgun sequence DNA harbors:
- the INSYN1 gene encoding inhibitory synaptic factor 1, which translates to MDSRTCQDRQPSDHPSSSSSNCSSSKSNCERERIRSRMKMVIGQLEGILQELKEVAKELREVVSQIDRLTSDFEFELEPDDWTTATASSTSSSEKGGGAFELGPLDFAASDILSDSWEFCSFLDASTPSDPGDGPEPPRPQPQPPPVRQPDYRLMNGGIPITNGPRGGGTPDSSSEEAFGATAGQKISHHRPAGTRERVRFSDKVLYHALCCDDDRDGDSTVSPGDDGPEEPGHKVLAGPPSKHPSAGGGGHPARRLTRNSSTQTVADKSTQTVLPYIPAKQKIKNKN; encoded by the exons ATGGACTCCCGGACCTGCCAGGACAGGCAGCCCAGTGaccaccccagcagcagcagcagcaattgtAGCAGCAGCAAGAGTAATTGCGAAAGGGAAAGGATCCGGAGTCGGATGAAAATGGTGATCGGGCAACTGGAAGGCATCTTACAGGAGCTCAAGGAGGTGGCCAAGGAACTCCGGGAG GTGGTGAGCCAGATCGACCGACTGACGTCCGACTTCGAGTTCGAGCTGGAGCCGGACGACTGGACCACGGCGACGgccagcagcacctccagcagcGAGAAGGGGGGAGGTGCCTTCGAGCTGGGACCCCTCGATTTCGCCGCATCCGACATCCTCTCCGACAGCTGGGAGTTCTGCTCCTTCCTGGATGCTTCCACCCCCTCCGACCCGGGCGACGGTCCCGAGCCCCCCCGGCCGCAACCGCAGCCCCCACCGGTTCGCCAGCCCGATTACCGGCTGATGAACGGGGGGATCCCCATCACCAACGgtccccggggtggggggaccccAGATTCATCCAGCGAGGAAGCCTTTGGCGCGACGGCCGGCCAGAAGATCTCGCATCACCGGCCGGCCGGCACACGGGAACGGGTCCGATTCAGTGACAAGGTGCTTTACCACGCTCTGTGCTGTGATGACGACCGGGACGGTGACAGCACGGTGTCCCCAGGGGATGATGGCCCCGAGGAACCCGGCCATAAGGTGCTGGCGGGGCCACCCTCGAAGCATCCTTCCGCCGGTGGTGGTGGACACCCGGCGCGGCGGCTGACGAGGAACAGCAGCACGCAGACTGTAGCCGATAAAAGCACCCAGACGGTGCTGCCTTATATCCCGGccaagcagaaaattaaaaataaaaactga